A region from the Acyrthosiphon pisum isolate AL4f chromosome A1, pea_aphid_22Mar2018_4r6ur, whole genome shotgun sequence genome encodes:
- the LOC115033527 gene encoding uncharacterized protein LOC115033527 has protein sequence MDQQSILVKKPYVVNLLKNPRNVGNNGILCGTRNGKLLETRFGTRNIRTLYKAGALKNIVEEIEKYKVPIVAIQEIRWLGNGNVQSSNSTIFFSGKETGKHEQGVGFVVRNSKMSSIKRFMPVNERLCYLQMAGWNFDICIINGYAPTEDQEEEVKNIFYEDLERLFDSLPNNCIKIIAGDLNAQVGKEQFLRPTIGQESWHPVSNDNGLRLVGFAESKNLIISSTYFPRKNIHKHTGTAPDDRSKLRDQKEITEYQNKIKDGLNSFNIIQGELSNVIEWTQVKESLNKAAETLRVTKGKSKNHWFDNECRDAIKNRKAARVKMIQNPSASNLQEYAELRARSNRIIRQKKRASEKNALNDIESYKKDPKMFFEKCKSIKEGFKSRTYLMTNDDGSLISDPKMIIDKFQTYFENLLNNKSDDETNNTDGSREPAEDQIYVTVEPEVPEPSLEEIKSIVESLKNNKAPGEDNINPESLKLAGRDLLENLHKTISTIWEQEKLEKGWNTAIICLTYKKRRPQESGKLPWHIPFEHCLQGLVNSHFT, from the exons ATGGACCAACAATCCATCCTTGTAAAAAAACCATATGTTGTGAATCTTCTAAAAAATCCTCGGAATGTGGGTAATAATGGGATTTTATGTGGAACTCGGAACGGAAAGCTTTTGGAGACTCGGTTTGGAACACGGAATATCAGAACTCTCTATAAAGCAGGAGCTTTAAAGAACATTGTggaagaaattgaaaaatacaaagtGCCAATAGTCGCAATACAAGAAATTCGTTGGCTAGGAAATGGTAATGTTCAGTCTAGTAATTCAACTATCTTTTTTAGTGGCAAAGAGACAGGCAAACATGAACAAGGAGTAGGTTTCGTAGTTAGAAACTCCAAAATGTCAAGCATTAAACGTTTCATGCCAGTGAATGAACGTCTGTGCTACCTGCAAATGGCTGGATGGAATTtcgatatatgtataattaacgGTTATGCCCCGACAGAGGATCAAGAGGAggaagtgaaaaatattttctatgagGATCTAGAGAGATTATTTGACTCTCTACCAAACAACTGCATCAAGATAATTGCTGGTGACCTGAATGCGCAGGTCGGTAAAGAACAATTTCTTAGACCAACAATAGGCCAAGAGAGCTGGCACCCAGTATCTAATGATAATGGGTTGAGATTAGTTGGCTTTGCAGAATCGAAAAACCTTATTATAAGCAGCACCTATTTCCCTAGAAAGAACATTCATAAGCACACGGGGACTGCCCCAGACG ACAGAAGTAAATTAAGAGATCAAAAGGAAATCACGGAataccaaaacaaaataaaggaTGGATTGAACAGCTTTAACATAATACAAGGAGAATTGAGTAATGTAATAGAATGGACCCAAGTAAAGGAATCACTAAATAAAGCAGCAGAAACTCTCCGAGTAACCAAGGGAAAAAGTAAGAATCACTGGTTTGATAATGAGTGTCGAGACGCGATAAAAAATCGAAAAGCAGCAAGAGTTAAAATGATACAAAATCCTTCGGCTTCAAATTTACAGGAATATGCAGAGCTTCGCGCAAGGTCAAATAGAATAATTAGGCAAAAGAAAAGAGCATCAGAAAAAAATGCCCTAAATGACATTGAGTCATATAAAAAGGACCCGAAAATGttctttgaaaaatgtaaatcaataaAAGAAGGCTTTAAATCTCGTACCTATCTTATGACTAATGACGATGGCAGCCTCATATCAGACCCTAAAATGATCATAGACaagtttcaaacatattttgagaatctattaaataataaatctgacGATGAAACAAACAATACAGATGGATCTAGAGAACCGGCTGAGGATCAAATATATGTTACAGTGGAACCAGAAGTGCCGGAACCTAGTTTGGAGGAGATTAAATCAATAGTGGAGTCACTGAAGAACAACAAAGCTCCAGGAGAGGACAACATAAATCCGGAGTCACTCAAACTTGCTGGCCGAGACCTCCTGGAAAACTTACACAAAACCATCTCAACTATATGGGAGCAAGAAAAACTAGAAAAGGGTTGGAACACCGCTATTATTTGCCTGACTTACAAAAAAAGGAGACCCCAAGAAAGTGGAAAATTACCGTGGCATATCCCTTTTGAACACTGCTTACAAGGTCTTGTCAATAGCCATTTTACATag